In Fusarium musae strain F31 chromosome 7, whole genome shotgun sequence, a single window of DNA contains:
- a CDS encoding hypothetical protein (EggNog:ENOG41), producing MDQNTFAADENTALTSSRQQTVGAKGTSGVPSWNAVSANQSGCDIFELFEVYRRSANRYINQYFECLDRLPASGTELNAYSRSQEVSTREGSEAERNVWLLKISHDSAVRDLTVLDEILDKAKEQEKPPGRTISPGAAVW from the exons ATGGATCAGAATACTTTCGCAGCGGACGAGAATACCGCTCTCACTAGCTCCCGCCAACAAACAGTCGGAGCCAAAGGGACCTCGGGTGTGCCATCCTGGAACGCAGTCTCGGCGAACCAGAGCGGCTGCGATATCTTTGAGCTGTTTGAGGTTTACAGGCGATCGGCAAACCGCTACATAAACCAGTATTTTGAGTGCCTGGATCGCCTTCCAGCCTCCGGTACTGAGCTCAACGCGTATAGCCGGTCGCAAG AAGTGTCTACCCGCGAGGGCTCTGAAGCAGAGAGGAATGTCTGGCTCTTGAAGATTTCGCATGACAGCGCGGTGCGGGATCTGACAGTGCTGGACGAGATCcttgacaaggccaaggaacAAGAGAAGCCTCCAGGGAGAACCATTTCTCCAGGCGCAGCCGTATGGTAA
- a CDS encoding hypothetical protein (EggNog:ENOG41) produces MSSTFLFSLDNSIVADIQPAIIKSLGGVEKLGWLGVAFILGTLSTIILWGKIMGLFNVKWAYITSIVIFEVGSAICGAAQTMDAMIIGRALAGVGGAGMYVGCLSLLSLTTTIRERPIYMASIGFTWGAGTVLGPVVGGAFAENTHATWRWSFYINLCIGALFAPAFLFLLPSSDPKRGVPLSSRLRQLDYIGVVLSIGFLTPFVMAINFGGTVYAWDSGREIALWVVSGVVFLSFCIQQKLAFMTTKENRLFPGDFLRMYDMWLLFICMASASTSVFVPTYYIPLYFQFVRGDQPLDAGVRLLPFICVMVFCGLLSGALMTKSGYYMPWFLLGGCLTLTGGALMYTVGENNSTSYVYGSMAVTGAGAGLYIQASYGVSQAKVAANRVSDAAGFISFAQYLGITLSLAISGSVFQSVAFDNLVPLFPDEPASKVRNIITGASGDLFTTLKGSMRQEVLAVIIDAMSETYILVITAGAVTIISAALMKRERLFTE; encoded by the exons ATGTCCTCGACTTTTCTGTTCTCACTCGACAACAGCATCGTGGCTGATATCCAACCAGCAATCATCAAAAGCTTGGGCGGagtcgagaagcttggctgGCTCGGTGTTGCTTTTATCCTCGGCACCCTTTCCACGATTATCTTATGGGGCAAGATCATGGGCCTCTTCAACGTCAAGTGGGCCTACATCACGTCAATTGTCATATTTGAGGTGGGCAGTGCTATATGCGGCGCTGCTCAGACCATGGACGCTATGATCATCGGCCGAGCTCttgctggcgttggtggtgctggCATGTACGTCGGCTGtctgtctcttctctctttgaCCACTACGATCCGCGAGAGGCCGATATACATGGCATCGATTGGCTTCACCTGGGGCGCTGGAACTGTGCTTGGCCCTGTGGTTGGTGGTGCATTTGCCGAGAATACACATGCTACATGGCGGTGGTCTTTCTACATCAACCTCTGCATTGGCGCTCTATTTGCCCCAGCATTCCTGTTTCTCCTGCCATCAAGCGATCCAAAAAGAGGTGTCCCGCTTTCCAGTCGTCTGAGACAGCTGGACTACATCGGAGTCGTATTGAGCATTGGCTTTCTTACTCCCTTCGTCATGGCCATCAACTTTGGCGGTACTGTCTATGCTTGGGACAGTGGACGAGAAATTGCTCTCTGGGTTGTATCTGGTGTAGTTTTCCTGTCTTTTTGCATCCAGCAGAAACTTGCATTCATGACTACCAAAGAAAACCGGCTGTTCCCGGGAGACTTTCTGCGCATGTATGACATGTGGCTGCTCTTCATCTGCATGGCATCCGCGTCTACCAGCGTTTTCGTTCCTACCTACTATATTCCTCTCTACTTTCAGTTCGTGCGTGGAGACCAGCCGCTCGATGCCGGAGTTCGTCTCTTACCATTTATCTGTGTCATGGTCTTCTGCGGCCTCCTCAGTGGTGCCTTGATGACTAAATCCGGATACTATATGCCCTGGTTCCTGCTTGGAGGCTGTCTGACCCTGACTGGCGGCGCACTCATGTATACCGTCGGTGAAAATAATTCAACGTCGTATGTCTACGGCTCAATGGCAGTCACTGGTGCCGGCGCTGGCCTCTATATCCAGGCATCGTATGGAGTTTCACAGGCAAAAGTGGCCGCTAACCGAGTTTCCGACGCTGCTGGCTTCATATCCTTCGCTCAGTATCTAGGAATCACCTTGTCATTGGCAATATCTGGCTCTGTCTTTCAAAGTGTTGCGTTCGACAACCTGGTGCCTCTTTTCCCTGACGAGCCTGCCAGTAAGGTCAGAAACATCATCACAGGTGCTAGTGGTGATCTTTTTACGACATTAAAGGGATCGATGAGACAGGAGGTTTTGGCCGTCATTATCGATGCCATGAGCGAGACCTACATTCTAGTCATTACAGCAGGGGCTGTTACTATCATTAGCGCCGCGCTTATGAAG CGGGAGCGACTTTTCACAGAGTAG
- a CDS encoding hypothetical protein (EggNog:ENOG41), translating into MSSMKALAVTKFGEPARLIERPIPIPGPGEVLLKVVAVGWIVTALGPENNGVDLQIGDLIFGQSNHGKRTADQSGLQEFCLLDTCATAKIPSGFTADHGASLPSNAVAAFWALFNQSALGLPPPFNTDSVQDQHIEGNCIVVIGGGSNCGRYAVQFASLSGLFSTIVAVAGPRHGAALRSFGATHIVDRHGDESEVIDSIRDIVGDDCMYVVDAVNHEHTLGVACLSNSRQGRMATLCPGEADLSRIPDKKAGFTKVFSSGASQNSPDLARGFWTALPGWLKSGQVKALEWDVIKGLEEAAINAVWDLYRDGRAPKNQVHVHI; encoded by the exons ATGTCAAGCATGAAAGCCCTTGCTGTCACAAAGTTTGGCGAGCCAGCTAGGCTGATCGAGAGACCCATTCCTATACCAGGCCCTGGAGAGGTTCTGCTTaaggttgttgctgttggat GGATCGTGACTGCTCTCGGCCCCGAGAATAACGGCGTTGATCTGCAGATCGGGGATCTTATCTTCGGGCAAAGCAACCACGGAAAGCGAACTGCCGACCAGTCCGGTCTCCAGGAGTTCTGCCTCCTCGACACTTGCGCCACGGCCAAGATCCCATCAGGCTTCACTGCCGACCATGGGGCCAGTCTTCCCAGCAATGCCGTGGCTGCTTTTTGGGCCCTCTTCAACCAATCAGCTCTTGGTCTGCCCCCGCCATTTAACACCGACTCAGTCCAGGATCAGCATATTGAAGGGAATTGCATCGTGGTCATAGGCGGCGGATCCAACTGCGGCCGCTACGCCGTCCAGTTCGCCTCTCTATCTGGTTTATTCTCAACCATTGTCGCCGTCGCGGGACCGAGGCACGGCGCAGCCCTTCGTTCCTTCGGGGCTACACATATTGTGGACCGGCACGGCGACGAGTCCGAAGTCATAGACAGCATCCGAGatattgttggtgatgattgtATGTATGTTGTAGATGCCGTCAATCACGAGCATACGCTGGGCGTGGCGTGTCTGTCAAACTCCAGACAGGGGAGGATGGCGACATTGTGCCCAGGGGAGGCGGATCTGTCGAGAATTCCCGACAAGAAGGCGGGATTTACAAAGGTCTTCTCGTCAGGAGCGTCTCAGAACTCACCGGACCTGGCGAGGGGATTTTGGACTGCTTTGCCTGGGTGGCTCAAGAGTGGGCAGGTCAAGGCTCTAGAATGGGATGTGATTAAGGGGCTCGAGGAGGCGGCAATAAATGCTGTTTGGGATCTGTACAGAGATGGCAGAGCTCCAAAGAACCAGGTACATGTTCATATCTAG
- a CDS encoding hypothetical protein (EggNog:ENOG41) gives MSSLTQVSPSTPYLFKDPAIVEATLMTLLARVKILEDRASCDSTATSTSSKQVLHAQIEHQSTESLSPNERNSVFNLMPDGEKTVAISVSEVESFEDVDLANTILDVITSYGVREKESEGKPCEARKRFLPIVLECLKAEAPIKFILPAFPFKSPNRSNKVLGALPDLGEAIALETLQGLCDNIQDIYEHGAHCYIASDGFVYNDILGVDDLDVWKYGQELRDMAKRRGLTSLKFLRLADLLAMAPHRSSDTRSRELSTTEEHVTCIRREFLARYLSPGFDASAAIKEDIDTRLTYQGYLRFLKRDLEGWEELKYDETGKPISSKKSQKMIGDIAKRMIARGAAFAAAIRDSYGDCVRLSIHPTVAISKFPVNLIPQPSGKFGATPWHSTIALSLGGSFETGHAEDFANTHDLIYLHGRPYYYREKSELFDWGDTKVEFEPMYPCGLVIRPSDGPLSARHIPMGKVKQLSINLSPIVLRGFQDTLDEDVYLDKAHEAGTVLPWSFGIIQKVKDAGDSTKQGNNVTSNEAMPMHFDGMFKFEERQDPVTGQTHRVQIPPGFQFFTAPAVAPEGTGYTLFASSRLFFKYLRTPYSAERFEKIRWNMDNDGFWNAKMKDLPLVVRHPETNAPCLRWHEPWDETKTKFSTCTVTLSNDEAEIIDVITKLLYDRRVVLRFTWQKGDWLVNDNTSMLHTRTGYTSGCDRELWRIHFD, from the exons ATGTCTTCTCTTACTCAAGTTTCCCCGTCCACTCCATACCTTTTTAAGGACCCAGCTATAGTGGAAGCCACTCTTATGACTTTGCTTGCACGTGTCAAGATACTCGAGGACAGAGCATCATGCGATTCAACTGCCACATCTACCAGTTCGAAGCAAGTCCTCCATGCACAAATCGAGCATCAATCTACGGAAAGTCTCTCGCCCAATGAGAGGAACTCCGTATTTAATTTGATGCCCGATGGAGAAAAGACAGTCGCCATTAGTGTCTCTGAAGTCGAGAGTTTCGAAGATGTTGACTTGGCCAACACAATCCTTGATGTCATCACATCTTACGGAGTCCGCGAGAAGGAATCCGAAGGGAAGCCTTGCGAAGCAAGAAAGAGATTCCTCCCCATCGTTTTGGAATGTCTCAAGGCGGAAGCCCCCATCAAATTTATTCTCCCAGCTTTTCCCTTCAAATCCCCCAACCGCTCTAACAAGGTTCTCGGTGCCCTTCCAGATCTTGGGGAAGCTATTGCGCTTGAGACCCTCCAAGGTCTCTGTGATAATATCCAAGACATATACGAACATGGTGCACATTGCTACATCGCATCTGATGGTTTCGTCTATAACG ATATTCTTGGAGTCGACGATCTGGACGTCTGGAAATACGGACAGGAGCTTCGTGATAtggcgaagagaagagggcTTACGAGCCTCAAGTTCTTGCGGCTGGCAGATTTGCTTGCAATGGCTCCTCACAGATCGTCGGACACCCGAAGCAGGGAACTCTCAACTACTGAGGAACACGTGACCTGCATCCGAAGAGAGTTCCTCGCTCGATATCTATCCCCCGGATTCGATGCTAGTGCCGCCATCAAGGAGGACATTGACACGCGGCTGACATATCAGGGCTACCTTCGATTTCTAAAGAGGGATCTGGAGGGCTGGGAAGAGCTGAAATATGATGAGACCGGAAAGCCTATCAGTTCCAAGAAGTCGCAAAAGATGATTGGCGATATCGCTAAACGCATGATTGCTCGGGGTGCAGCGTTTGCTGCTGCCATCAGAGATTCGTATGGCGATTGTGTGCGTCTTTCCATCCACCCTACAGTCGCAATCTCCAAATTCCCCGTCAATTTGATTCCACAGCCATCCGGCAAATTTGGCGCGACTCCATGGCACTCAACCATTGCCCTGAGTCTCGGCGGCTCGTTCGAAACGGGTCACGCAGAGGACTTTGCCAACACTCATGACCTGATTTATCTCCACGGGAGACCATACTACTACCGTGAGAAGTCTGAACTGTTTGACTGGGGTGATACCAAAGTCGAATTCGAGCCTATGTATCCTTGTGGTCTCGTCATCCGCCCTTCTGACGGTCCTCTATCCGCACGGCATATTCCCATGGGAAAGGTCAAACAGCTGAGCATCAATCTATCACCAATAGTTCTACGTGGCTTCCAGGATACTCTCGACGAAGATGTCTATTTAGACAAAGCTCATGAGGCCGGTACGGTCCTTCCATGGAGCTTTGGTATCATCCAGAAAGTCAAAGATGCTGGCGACAGCACCAAGCAGGGCAACAACGTCACTTCGAATGAGGCCATGCCCATGCATTTCGATGGCATGTTCAAGTTCGAGGAGCGTCAGGATCCTGTCACTGGACAAACTCACAGAGTCCAGATTCCACCAGGATTCCAATTCTTCACCGCCCCTGCTGTTGCTCCCGAAGGCACGGGGTACACTCTCTTCGCGTCTTCAcggctcttcttcaagtaCCTGCGCACCCCATACAGTGCTGAGAGATTCGAAAAGATCCGATGGAACATGGACAATGATGGTTTTTGGAAcgccaagatgaaggatCTGCCATTGGTGGTCCGTCACCCAG AAACGAATGCGCCATGTCTCCGTTGGCATGAACCCTGGgatgagaccaagaccaagttcTCCACTTGCACGGTTACACTCAGCAACGACGAGGCGGAGATTATCGATGTTATCACGAAGCTGCTCTACGACAGGAGAGTTGTCCTGAGATTTACTTGGCAAAAAGGAGACTGGCTTGTAAATGACAACACATCGATGCTGCACACCAGGACAGGGTACACGAGTGGATGTGATAGAGAGCTGTGGAGGATCCATTTTGATTAA
- a CDS encoding hypothetical protein (EggNog:ENOG41) has translation MSTAKDLKRDLKGDSKFALNTFTKLLQAAGPTYITIDGLDEIDDCTQQVFLHLILDELKNLPHAKLLISSRRVERIERILKPIAMMLPIGHKNSDCIEAYISHRGRNWLENSYFDCDARTEVRQLLSPLASKADGMFLYARIVLEDVEMLQDLDSIRDQLSALPEGLDEAYERILQRITKHPTAAQKQCKKILSWIACSPVQITRHEMEQALIIQADQRRVPAVRSKLNTLPLCGPLVEVEDEHLKFAHFTVKEYLLRNQKNKLLDEGEALLEISTTCLAYLCSDGLDPDLSDDDIERNVISGSYRLLNFAHHQWAECLRLCTRHFRDELPPQLVPLLGHLMLDLANPYYNQDSDTKLGLWSLDNFKSNLDEVKAISHSLDFRSIMASSYDWRLDEGNINTPIDLLIAQLIWP, from the exons ATGAGCACCGCTAAAGACTTGAAACGCGATCTGAAAGGCGACTCTAAATTCGCGCTCAACACCTTCACAAAGTTACTCCAGGCCGCAGGTCCAACATACATCACTATTGACGGCCtcgatgagattgatgaCTGTACTCAGCAAGTCTTTCTGCATCTAATACTCGATGAACTGAAAAATTTGCCCCACGCCAAGCTCCTCATCAGTAGCAGAAGGGTTGAAAGGATTGAAAGAATTTTGAAACCAATTGCGATGATGCTACCTATTGGCCACAAGAACTCTGACTGCATTGAGGCATACATTTCTCACAGAGGGCGGAACTGGCTCGAAAACTCCTATTTCGACTGTGATGCCCGCACAGAGGTTCGGCAACTGCTCAGTCCCTTAGCTTCGAAGGCAGACG GTATGTTCCTTTACGCTAGGATAGTACTAGAGGACGTAGAAATGTTACAGGACTTGGATTCCATCCGAGACCAGCTTAGCGCCCTCCCAGAAGGTCTTGACGAGGC GTACGAGCGGATACTTCAAAGAATCACGAAACATCCGACAGCCGCCCAGAAACAATGTAAGAAGATTTTGTCATGGATAGCCTGTTCTCCTGTTCAGATCACTCGTCACGAGATGGAACAGGCTTTGATCATCCAGGCGGATCAGAGACGTGTTCCTGCAGTCAGATCCAAGCTGAACACTCTCCCACTATGTGGCCCAttagttgaggttgaggacgaGCATTTGAAGTTTGCCCACTTCACGGTAAAGGA ATACCTACTTCGGAATCAGAAGAACAAACTTTTGGACGAGGGAGAAGCTCTTCTCGAAATTTCGACTACCTGCTTGGCGTATCTCTGCTCAGACGGTCTGGACCCGGATCTCAGTGATGACGATATTGAGCGAAATGTTATATCTGGGTCATATAGGCTACTGAACTTTGCACATCACCAGTGGGCAGAGTGTCTTAGACTATGCACAAGACATTTCCGAGATGAGTTGCCACCACAGCTCGTCCCCTTGCTAGGTCACCTCATGCTGGATCTCGCCAATCCATACTACAACCAGGATTCGGACACAAAATTAGGGCTATGGAGTCTTGATAATTTCAAGTCCAATCTTGACGAGGTCAAAGCTATCTCTCACAGCCTTGACTTTCGAAGTATTATGGCTAGCTCTTATGATTGGCGTCTAGACGAAGGTAACATAAATACCCCAATAGATTTACTGATTGCCCAGCTAATCTGGCCTTAG
- a CDS encoding hypothetical protein (EggNog:ENOG41), with product MTSLKSRSELIDLLKSILNARNETKWETLESLFQPSMLIDTTSQPRDNFIANLRSASGVSVTLDSCVVDVNAQAVAGRVIKTETLPDGERYECQEIILTWFIDGRLKTLKRLKDVDSRSAKQTTTPSTLEELKPSILDLAALYREYIKSINDKTMEATFYKFCQPSVAHNTVKKTIAEYISLISDSQSAIQGLFFDIRDLIVDEDAGRVAARLEFTGVPVKAWAGAEPNGKSVKFHEHVMYWLDEGRIHWVWSVVDLDSYRKQLQ from the coding sequence ATGACTTCTTTGAAATCACGATCTGAGCTtattgatcttctcaagtctATCCTCAACGCTCGAAATGAGACGAAATGGGAAACTCTAGAATCCTTATTTCAGCCGAGTATGTTGATCGATACAACATCTCAGCCGCGCGATAACTTCATCGCAAATCTACGCTCGGCTAGTGGAGTCTCAGTGACGCTTGATAGCTGTGTGGTTGACGTAAACGCCCAAGCTGTTGCTGGGCGAGTCATCAAGACCGAAACACTTCCCGATGGTGAACGGTATGAGTGTCAGGAGATTATCCTCACATGGTTTATCGACGGTCGCTTGAAAACTCTCAAGCGACTCAAAGACGTTGACTCTCGCTCTGCAAAACAAACTACAACTCCTTCGACTTTGGAAGAACTGAAACCTTCAATTCTTGACCTTGCAGCACTGTATCGCGAGTacatcaagagcatcaacgATAAGACTATGGAAGCAACCTTTTACAAGTTCTGCCAGCCGTCAGTGGCTCACAATACCGTGAAGAAGACTATTGCGGAGTATATATCTTTGATTTCAGACAGTCAAAGTGCCATCCAAGGGCTGTTCTTTGATATTCGAGATCTTATCGTCGATGAGGATGCGGGGAGAGTTGCGGCTAGATTGGAGTTTACTGGAGTTCCTGTGAAGGCATGGGCTGGCGCTGAGCCTAATGGGAAGAGTGTCAAGTTTCATGAGCATGTCATGTATTGGCTTGATGAAGGCAGGATTCACTGGGTTTGGTCCGTTGTTGACTTGGATTCCTATCGAAAGCAGCTTCAGTAG
- a CDS encoding hypothetical protein (EggNog:ENOG41), with translation MNVCILMFHGHDVLDYAGPYEVFANVLDNPGAEDPKQIFDITLIATDAIIQSSRSLYVNRHISIQEALTRIMDYDILVVPGGPVRTLKGLCEPDSTELGFIRSFASLSERIGRKARVILSVCTGSLLLGYIGLLKGRKATTHGKALDTLRYVCDQASGAGEIGTEVIRARGGISSGIDASLYVLSLVAGRDVATAAMQIMEFVRSSSLREIEYI, from the exons ATGAATGTCTGCATTTTGATGTTCCACGGCCACGACGTACTGGACTACGCCGGGCCGTATGAGGTCTTTGCGAACGTCCTTGACAATCCTGGTGCGGAAGATCCAAAACAAATTTTCGACATCACACTTATTGCTACCGACGCGATTATCCAGTCATCCAGAAGCCTTTACGTGAACCGCCATATTTCGATCCAAGAAGCGCTGACAAGAATTATGGACTACGATATCCTTGTTGTACCCGGCGGACCTGTGAGGACATTGAAGGGTCTTTGCGAACCTGATAGCACCGAGTTGGGATTCATTCGCTCATTCGCATCACTCTCTGAACGCATAGGCAGAAAAGCACGCGTGATCCTTTCCGTTTGCACGGGGTCATTGCTACTGGGATACATTGGCTTGTTGAAAGGGCGAAAGGCAACGACGCACGGCAAAGCGCTTGACACTTTACGATATGTTTGTGACCAAGCAAGCGGAGCTGGGGAGATTGGCACGGAAGTGATCAGAGCTCG TGGAGGAATCTCCAGCGGTATTGATGCCAGCCTTTACGTCTTGTCACTTGTAGCGGGTCGAGATGTAGCAACTGCTGCCATGCAGATCATGGAGTTTGTTCGGTCTTCTAGCCTGCGCGAAATTGAATACATCTGA
- a CDS encoding hypothetical protein (EggNog:ENOG41), which translates to MSLLQAQSAPLPSPLSPPSLSQQLTHPSQCIHSGGPPCTRCRDRGDECVFPPKGTSFIFRRSRLERHRDEVGAGAGSRADSELIRAGNLATTDPFGFLTDEVKNSYLRCSYKWSFHHIPNLLIAIRERRLDPLLVWAMLAITVRFSQAAPPGYATQVEASNTFAAHARSLVLSLVDQPTVHRAQVLLMLTGHSWGAGEGRRAWVYLGMAVRMAQVLGLFEEPPPATTREDFIEAEERRRTAWTCFLMDSLLSGGKGRDRMLSGDKMRIQLPCESDSFNFGQIVLCERLDGSMPDGAMGTVHGSLGIVANSMRVADVWGAVAKWACTRHDNTVPPWQPQSEFQMLLSRLKLWKNSLPERLRYELFLLRAHSVSNQGQAYCYMHCIYFMSVIFLYRSYLPEVEMQKARVGDKDWDQWSTWSSKELEKVAEQVCDMLQEIRAFGLYFLRGLVPWIGFTIYTAVGTMLYFYHFPNPGDTAHQVEKRREHIVEGLLFLKDMRQAWPMADTWREKIKAMQIFYSNIKADGDLAVTPSERREMRNAIIDYGALQPDPVRQPDAESTDEQSATDGENDQASSNVDFSFIAPADIDLFDTDFAFGSNMYATFADATQGFWESFPGSMDITGDMVMEN; encoded by the exons ATGTCGCTCCTCCAAGCGCAAAGTGCTCCTCTCCCCTCTCCCCtctcccctccctccctctcacAACAACTGACTCACCCCTCTCAGTGCATCCACTCAGGCGGTCCGCCCTGCACGCGCTGTCGCGACCGCGGCGACGAGTGCGTCTTCCCGCCCAAGGGCacatccttcatcttccgCCGGAGCCGTCTCGAGCGTCACCGGGATGAAGTCGGGGCCGGTGCTGGGAGCCGGGCTGACTCGGAGCTCATCCGGGCCGGGAACCTAGCCACCACGGACCCGTTCGGCTTCCTGACGGATGAGGTCAAGAACAGTTATCTGCGGTGCTCGTACAAGTGGTCGTTCCACCATATTCCGAACCTCCTCATTGCTATCCGTGAGAGGAGGTTGGATCCCTTGCTGGTCTGGGCGATGCTGGCTATCACTGTGAG GTTCTCGCAGGCTGCGCCGCCGGGGTATGCGACGCAGGTTGAAGCGAGCAATACATTCGCTGCTCATGCGCGGTCTCTTGTTCTGTCACTCGTAGATCAACCTACCGTCCATCGCGCGCAGGTTCTTCTCATGCTGACTGGACATTCCTGGGGCGCTGGTGAGGGTCGAAGGGCATGGGTTTATCTCGGCATGGCGGTGCGCATGGCACAAGTCCTCGGTCTTTTCGAAGAACCGCCACCAGCGACAACACGAGAAGACTTTatcgaagctgaagagagGCGCCGCACTGCCTGGACATGTTTCCTGATGGACAGTCTTCTCAGCGGAGGAAAGGGTCGCGATAGGATGCTGTCGGGTGATAAGATGCGGATCCAGCTCCCGTGTGAGTCGGATAGCTTCAACTTTGGCCAGATTGTGCTGTGCGAAAGACTCGATGGCTCAATGCCGGATGGGGCGATGGGTACTGTGCACGGCAGTCTAGGCATTGTGGCCAACAGCATGCGTGTCGCTGATGTCTGGGGCGCCGTCGCCAAATGGGCTTGTACACGGCACGACAACACTGTACCGCCATGGCAGCCTCAGTCCGAGTTCCAGATGCTTCTGTCCCGGCTTAAACTCTGGAAGAACTCACTACCTGAGCGATTACGATAcgagctcttcctcctgcgAGCGCACAGTGTGTCCAATCAAGGTCAGGCATACTGCTACATGCACTGCATTTACTTCATGAGCGTCATCTTCCTCTACCGGTCTTATCTCCCCGAGGTAGAGATGCAAAAGGCCAGAGTCGGCGATAAGGATTGGGACCAATGGTCAACATGGTCAAGCAAGGAACTCGAGAAGGTCGCTGAGCAGGTGTGCGACATGCTGCAGGAGATACGTGCATTTGGCCTGTACTTCCTACGCGGTCTTGTTCCATGGATTGGCTTCACCATTTACACAGCAGTCGGAACGATGCTATACTTTTATCACTTCCCAAATCCTGGCGACACGGCGCATCAAGTTGAGAAGCGAAGGGAGCATATCGTCGAGGGTCTCTTGTTCCTCAAAGACATGCGACAAGCTTGGCCGATGGCTGACACCTGG cgcgagaagatcaaggcgaTGCAGATATTCTacagcaacatcaaggcCGACGGCGATCTCGCAGTAACACCCAGCGAAAGACGAGAAATGCGCAACGCAATCATCGACTACGGCGCTCTCCAGCCCGATCCCGTTCGTCAACCCGACGCCGAAAGCACCGATGAACAA AGCGCTACAGATGGCGAGAACGACCAGGCCTCGTCAAACGTCGACTTTTCCTTCATCGCGCCCGCAGACATTGACCTATTCGACACAGACTTTGCATTCGGCAGCAACATGTACGCGACGTTCGCCGACGCAACGCAGGGCTTCTGGGAGAGCTTCCCCGGAAGTATGGACATCACGGGCGACATGGTCATGGAGAACTGA
- a CDS encoding hypothetical protein (EggNog:ENOG41) encodes MSTTPQETNFSKKEYFIRYALYTISLLESRLDAADNSWFPLLSKYDEELDKREEVHSQLRQTCHKASEILKIARESKDAQFRDNVPKVLTKLWKEVEPTFDAEAALLNGIGPKVLQEDLGCIEEEDKISRLALMKKDGHLWCATYLMRSLTVEERQQFPPGVPYIAKSAMLAAGNCKFSREFQFAPSFTSSTENNV; translated from the exons ATGTCGACTACACCTCAAGAAACAA ACTTTTCCAAAAAGGAATACTTTATCCGATATGCGCTCTATACAATCAGCCTGCTGGAGTCTCGCCTTGACGCCGCTGATAACTCATGGTTCCCTCTCTTGAGCAAGTATGATGAGGAGTTAGACAAGAGGGAGGAAGTACACAGCCAGCTGCGCCAAACATGCCATAAGGCTAGTgagattttaaaaatagcCCGCGAGTCAAAGGATGCCCAGTTCAGAGATAATGTGCCAAAGGTGCTGACGAAACTTTGGAAAGAGGTTGAACCGACCTTTGATGCCGAAGCAGCCCTTCTCAATGGTATTGGACCCAAGGTTCTGCAAGAGGACCTTGGCTgtatcgaggaggaggataaaATAAGCCGTCTGGCACTAATGAAAAAGGATGGACACCTGTGGTGTGCGACGTATCTCATGCGCTCCCTGACTGTGGAAGAGCGGCAGCAATTCCCCCCCGGTGTACCTTACATAGCCAAGTCGGCGATGCTTGCAGCAGGCAACTGTAAGTTCAGCAG AGAATTCCAGTTTGCACCAAGCTTCACCTCGTCTACAGAGAATAATgtctag